In Oryzias melastigma strain HK-1 linkage group LG18, ASM292280v2, whole genome shotgun sequence, one DNA window encodes the following:
- the LOC112155733 gene encoding uromodulin — translation MLRPLLFLFAVSGLTGVHGICAGSGGCLCSVVGSNILDFTGDFWFVTDLCDYFLLREKPTGFSLKAKFLERRRRDVSFVDSLTLDFSDSDDIQLLQGHRVMVAGSAVTLTSSVQTFSGVDLSKDQTGVTANFSIKGSSVSVFFDGTTAQIYISDPVNFNYDGLCAKAVYFSYFRIPSNESCEAGDSDPLDPIDTEAVDAQCDLLKTAPFSPCHSEVVPDQYIEVCKITMNNYPTVDNLGCKFLKAYAKACETRQVDLQNWWTAAQCQYPEPICEQQCSDHEFCGDINGNSDCRCRAIYASQFTEQNQLGGPTVCQDNTASISLVGCLLMENGIDYTHLHLNDQTCTGVMDPDSHMLKFTFKSDDCGTEVTTNNSQLIFSNAIVTRNSSSDLITRQDKVFIEFSCSHPKPELQNVAFNILDNSVEVFLQSGEWKYSVTMKAYSDAAHTNLLGPKSDVRLNQKIWIVLETNGLDGSLVSVVTDSCWATSEDSPSSVPRYDLIKDGCPNADDGTVSVMGNGEGTSNSFSFNMFEFSGKEPSEVYLHCQLQLCVKKNNNCVPGCFFAVRRRRSLRYRRGAPALISMVWTH, via the exons ATGCTCCGCCCCCTgctcttcctgtttgctgtcAGTGGACTGACAG GAGTCCATGGAATCTGTGCCGGCAGTGGAGG CTGCTTGTGCTCAGTGGTCGGTTCCAATATCCTTGACTTTACTGGAGATTTCTGGTTTGTGACCGATCTGTGTGATTACTTTCTGCTGCGAGAGAAGCCTACTGGATTCTCTCTGAAGGCCAAGTTCCTGGAACGGCGTCGCAGAGATGTGAGCTTTGTGGACAGTCTCACTCTGGACTTCAGTGACAGTGATGACATTCAGCTGCTGCAAGGACACAGAGTCATG gTAGCAGGATCAGCTGTGACCCTCACCAGTTCAGTCCAGACGTTTAGTGGAGTTGATCTCTCCAAGGACCAGACTGGAGTCACTGCAAACTTTTCAATCAAAGGTTCATCTGTGTCTGTGTTCTTTGATGGAACCACAGCTCAGATCTACATATCTGATCCCGTCAATTTTAACTATGACGGTCTGTGTGCAAAAGCCGTCTATTTCTCATATTTTAGGATCCCCAGTAATGAAAG CTGTGAGGCTGGGGATTCTGACCCTCTTGACCCCATTGACACTGAGGCTGTAGATGCACA GTGTGATCTCCTGAAGACAGCTCCGTTCTCCCCATGTCACTCGGAAGTTGTTCCAGATCAATATATAGAGGTCTGCAAAATAACGATGAATAATTATCCTACAGTGGACAATCTCGGGTGTAAGTTCCTGAAGGCCTACGCCAAAGCCTGTGAGACAAGACAAGTTGACCTCCAGAACTGGTGGACAGCAGCTCAGTGCC AGTACCCAGAGCCCATTTGTGAGCAACAATGCAGTGATCACGAGTTCTGTGGAGATATCAACGGAAACTCTGACTGCCGCTGCAGAGCCATTTATGCCTCTCAGTTCACTGAACAGAACCAACTGG gaggtCCAACTGTCTGCCAGGACAACACTGCCTCAATCAGTCTGGTGGGTTGTCTCCTGATGGAAAATGGCATCGACTACACTCACTTGCACCTCAATGACCAGACCTGCACAGGTGTGATGGACCCGGACAGTCACATGCTGAAATTCACATTCAAAAGTGACGATTGTGGAACCGAGGTCACG ACCAACAACAGCCAGCTAATCTTCTCAAATGCGATTGTGACCAGGAACAGCTCCTCAGACCTCATCACTCGTCAGGATAAAGTCTTCATTGAGTTCTCCTGCAGCCATCCTAAACCTGAGCTGCAAAACGTGGCCTTCAACATTTTGGACAA CTCTGTGGAAGTTTTCCTCCAATCTGGAGAATGGAAGTACAGCGTGACCATGAAGGCTTACTCTGATGCTGCCCATACCAACCTTTTGGGTCCAAAGAGTGATGTCaggctgaaccagaagatctggaTTGTTCTGGAGACCAATGGTCTGGATGGAAGTCTGGTTTCTGTGGTGACCGACTCCTGCTGGGCAACCAGTGAGGACTCACCCAGCAGTGTTCCCAGATATGACCTGATCAAAGATGG CTGTCCAAACGCAGATGATGGAACAGTTAgtgtgatgggaaatggagaaGGAACCTCCAACTCCTTCTCCTTCAACATGTTTGAGTTCTCTGGAAAGGAACCTTCAGAAGTCTACCTTCACTGCCAACTGCAGCTGTGTGTTAAGAAGAACAACAACTGTGTGCCG GGTTGCTTTTTTGCAGTTCGGAGACGCAGATCTCTCAGATACAGACGTGGAGCTCCAGCCTTGATCAGCATGGTCTGGACTCATTAG